From the Daucus carota subsp. sativus chromosome 8, DH1 v3.0, whole genome shotgun sequence genome, one window contains:
- the LOC108199285 gene encoding auxin response factor 6 isoform X2, whose protein sequence is MLLILSFVKVVASTNKEVDAHIPNYPSLPPQLICQLHNITMHADAETDEVYAQMTLQPLSPDEQKEAFLPVDLGAPSKQPTNYFCKTLTASDTSTHGGFSVPRRAAEKVFPPLDFTQQPPAQELIARDLHENEWKFRHIFRGQPKRHLLTTGWSVFVSAKRLVTGDSVLFIWNEKNQLFLGIRRAIRPQTVMPSSVLSCDSMHLGLLAAAAHAATTKSRFTIFYNPRACPSEFVIPLAKYVKAVYHTRVSVGMRFRMLFETEESSVRRYMGTITGISDLDSVRWQNSHWRSVKVGWDESTAGERQPRVSLWEIEPLTTFPMYPSPFPFRLKRPWPAGLPSFNGMKESVLGMNSPHMWLQGDNGDRGFQSLNFQGIGVTPWMQPRVDASVLGMQTADIYQTMAAAALQEMRAVDTSKNPIPSVLQFQQSQSVPHRSSSGLLHTQMLQQSQPEASFLYCGGETQSQAQSQSHLQQQLRQHNSFGNQLQQQQQHEHRNQQQQQHHQEHQHQLQQQQQQIQPVIGQQQHLIDNQKVSGFGPLLSHSASQAQTPSLQTMNTMQHQSFSDSNGKPVTSSVVSPLNNLAGSYSNDENTQLFNCSRSSGLLTSEGWPPKRVAVDPVSSFGASHSVLPQIDQLGSLHTNITQHAFSLPPYPGRDCSINQDGDNDPQNCLRFGVNIDSTPLFMQNGISGLRGVGSDGDSTTIPFTSSNYMSTAGADFSLNPSVTASSCIDEPNFLQSPENLGQESTPATFVKVYKSGSFGRSLDIAKFSSYIELRSELAHMFGLEGDLEDPLRSGWQLVFVDRENDVLLLGDDPWPEFVNSVWCIKILSLQEMQQMGKLGLELLNSVPVHRLSSNNCENYPSQQGSKNLSNGIASMGAHDY, encoded by the exons ATGTTACTCATACTAAGTTTTGTGAAGGTTGTTGCATCCACGAACAAGGAAGTGGATGCTCATATCCCTAATTATCCAAGCTTGCCTCCACAGCTCATTTGCCAGCTTCACAATATAACTATGCAT GCCGATGCAGAGACGGATGAGGTTTATGCTCAGATGACCTTGCAACCACTAAGCCCA GATGAGCAAAAGGAGGCATTTCTTCCAGTTGACTTGGGTGCTCCCAGCAAACAGCCGACTAATTATTTCTGTAAAACATTGACTGCGAGCGACACTAGTACTCATGGAGGATTTTCAGTCCCCCGTCGTGCAGCAGAGAAAGTTTTTCCACCATTG GATTTTACACAACAACCTCCTGCCCAAGAGTTGATTGCAAGAGACCTACATGAAAATGAATGGAAATTTCGACACATATTTCGTG GCCAACCAAAAAGGCATTTACTTACAACAGGATGGAGTGTGTTTGTAAGTGCTAAGAGGCTTGTTACTGGCGACTCTGTCCTTTTTATATG GAATGAAAAGAATCAGTTGTTCTTAGGAATACGACGAGCTATTCGACCACAAACTGTTATGCCTTCATCAGTATTATCATGTGACAGTATGCACTTGGGGCTTCTTGCAGCTGCAGCTCACGCTGCCACCACTAAGAGCCGATTCACCATATTTTACAATCCACG GGCCTGCCCATCAGAATTTGTCATACCACTGGCCAAGTATGTGAAAGCGGTCTATCACACTAGAGTTTCTGTTGGCATGCGTTTTCGGATGCTGTTCGAAACAGAAGAATCAAGTGTTCGTCG ATATATGGGCACAATTACTGGTATAAGCGACTTGGATTCTGTTCGTTGGCAGAACTCACATTGGCGTTCGGTAAAG GTTGGCTGGGATGAGTCTACAGCTGGCGAGAGGCAGCCAAGAGTTTCCCTCTGGGAAATTGAACCTCTAACAACATTTCCAATGTATCCCTCCCCATTTCCATTCAGACTCAAGCGTCCATGGCCAGCGGGACTACCCTCATTTAATG GGATGAAGGAGAGTGTTTTGGGTATGAATTCTCCACATATGTGGCTCCAAGGGGATAATGGAGACCGAGGATTCCAGTCACTCAACTTCCAGGGAATTGGAGTCACACCCTGGATGCAGCCAAGGGTTGACGCTTCCGTGCTTGGCATGCAAACTGCTGATATATATCAAACTATGGCTGCTGCTGCGCTTCAGGAGATGAGAGCTGTTGATACTTCCAAGAATCCTATTCCATCGGTTCTGCAGTTCCAGCAATCACAAAGTGTTCCTCATAGGTCTTCTAGTGGATTACTTCACACTCAGATGTTGCAACAGTCACAGCCTGAAGCTTCATTTCTTTATTGTGGAGGGGAAACTCAGTCCCAAGCTCAAAGTCAATCACACCTTCAGCAACAGTTGCGGCAACATAATTCATTTGGTAATCAgctgcagcagcagcagcagcacgAACACCGCAAtcaacagcagcagcaacacCACCAAGAGCATCAACATCAgctgcagcagcagcagcaacagatACAACCTGTAATAGGTCAGCAACAGCATCTGATTGATAATCAGAAAGTTTCAGGCTTTGGCCCTCTCTTATCTCATTCTGCTTCTCAAGCTCAGACACCATCCTTGCAGACCATGAATACCATGCAACATCAAAGTTTTTCAGACTCAAATGGGAAACCTGTGACCAGTTCTGTTGTGTCTCCTCTAAATAATCTTGCTGGTTCATATTCCAATGACGAAAATACCCAACTTTTCAATTGTTCTAGGTCTAGTGGCCTTTTAACTTCAGAAGGATGGCCACCAAAGCGAGTAGCAGTTGATCCTGTTTCATCATTTGGAGCATCACATAGTGTTCTACCCCAGATAGATCAGTTAGGGTCCCTCCATACTAACATCACTCAACATGCATTTTCATTGCCACCATACCCTGGTAGGGATTGCTCAATCAACCAAGACGGGGACAATGATCCTCAGAACTGTCTTCGTTTTGGGGTTAATATAGATTCGACACCTCTCTTCATGCAAAATGGGATTTCAGGTCTAAGGGGAGTTGGTAGTGATGGGGATTCCACAACCATACCGTTTACTTCCTCCAATTACATGAGTACTGCAGGCGCTGACTTTTCGCTCAATCCATCAGTGACAGCTTCCAGTTGTATAGATGAGCCGAATTTCCTTCAGTCTCCTGAAAATTTGGGACAAGAAAGCACACCTGCTACTTTTGTTAAG GTGTATAAGTCAGGGTCCTTCGGACGGTCGCTAGACATAGCCAAATTTAGCAGTTACATCGAACTGCGTAGTGAGCTTGCTCATATGTTTGGCCTTGAAGGCGATTTGGAGGATCCTTTGAGATCAGGCTGGCAGCTTGTATTCGTTGACCGGGAGAATGATGTTCTCCTTCTCGGCGATGACCCCTGGCC GGAGTTTGTTAACAGTGTCTGGTGTATTAAGATACTCTCACTGCAAGAAATGCAGCAGATGGGTAAACTAGGTCTAGAGCTTCTGAACTCAGTACCAGTTCACAGGCTGTCCAGCAACAACTGTGAAAACTATCCGAGCCAACAGGGGTCCAAAAATTTGAGCAATGGAATTGCGTCAATGGGCGCTCATGATTACTGA
- the LOC108199285 gene encoding auxin response factor 6 isoform X1, translated as MRLSTASFSQQSPEGEKSCSNSELWHACAGPLVSLPAIGSRVVYFPQGHSEQVVASTNKEVDAHIPNYPSLPPQLICQLHNITMHADAETDEVYAQMTLQPLSPDEQKEAFLPVDLGAPSKQPTNYFCKTLTASDTSTHGGFSVPRRAAEKVFPPLDFTQQPPAQELIARDLHENEWKFRHIFRGQPKRHLLTTGWSVFVSAKRLVTGDSVLFIWNEKNQLFLGIRRAIRPQTVMPSSVLSCDSMHLGLLAAAAHAATTKSRFTIFYNPRACPSEFVIPLAKYVKAVYHTRVSVGMRFRMLFETEESSVRRYMGTITGISDLDSVRWQNSHWRSVKVGWDESTAGERQPRVSLWEIEPLTTFPMYPSPFPFRLKRPWPAGLPSFNGMKESVLGMNSPHMWLQGDNGDRGFQSLNFQGIGVTPWMQPRVDASVLGMQTADIYQTMAAAALQEMRAVDTSKNPIPSVLQFQQSQSVPHRSSSGLLHTQMLQQSQPEASFLYCGGETQSQAQSQSHLQQQLRQHNSFGNQLQQQQQHEHRNQQQQQHHQEHQHQLQQQQQQIQPVIGQQQHLIDNQKVSGFGPLLSHSASQAQTPSLQTMNTMQHQSFSDSNGKPVTSSVVSPLNNLAGSYSNDENTQLFNCSRSSGLLTSEGWPPKRVAVDPVSSFGASHSVLPQIDQLGSLHTNITQHAFSLPPYPGRDCSINQDGDNDPQNCLRFGVNIDSTPLFMQNGISGLRGVGSDGDSTTIPFTSSNYMSTAGADFSLNPSVTASSCIDEPNFLQSPENLGQESTPATFVKVYKSGSFGRSLDIAKFSSYIELRSELAHMFGLEGDLEDPLRSGWQLVFVDRENDVLLLGDDPWPEFVNSVWCIKILSLQEMQQMGKLGLELLNSVPVHRLSSNNCENYPSQQGSKNLSNGIASMGAHDY; from the exons ATGAGGCTGTCTACCGCAAGTTTTAGTCAGCAGTCACCTGAAG GGGAGAAGAGTTGTTCAAATTCTGAACTCTGGCATGCGTGTGCTGGTCCTCTAGTTTCTCTTCCTGCTATAGGAAGCCGTGTTGTATATTTCCCTCAGGGTCATAGCGAACAG GTTGTTGCATCCACGAACAAGGAAGTGGATGCTCATATCCCTAATTATCCAAGCTTGCCTCCACAGCTCATTTGCCAGCTTCACAATATAACTATGCAT GCCGATGCAGAGACGGATGAGGTTTATGCTCAGATGACCTTGCAACCACTAAGCCCA GATGAGCAAAAGGAGGCATTTCTTCCAGTTGACTTGGGTGCTCCCAGCAAACAGCCGACTAATTATTTCTGTAAAACATTGACTGCGAGCGACACTAGTACTCATGGAGGATTTTCAGTCCCCCGTCGTGCAGCAGAGAAAGTTTTTCCACCATTG GATTTTACACAACAACCTCCTGCCCAAGAGTTGATTGCAAGAGACCTACATGAAAATGAATGGAAATTTCGACACATATTTCGTG GCCAACCAAAAAGGCATTTACTTACAACAGGATGGAGTGTGTTTGTAAGTGCTAAGAGGCTTGTTACTGGCGACTCTGTCCTTTTTATATG GAATGAAAAGAATCAGTTGTTCTTAGGAATACGACGAGCTATTCGACCACAAACTGTTATGCCTTCATCAGTATTATCATGTGACAGTATGCACTTGGGGCTTCTTGCAGCTGCAGCTCACGCTGCCACCACTAAGAGCCGATTCACCATATTTTACAATCCACG GGCCTGCCCATCAGAATTTGTCATACCACTGGCCAAGTATGTGAAAGCGGTCTATCACACTAGAGTTTCTGTTGGCATGCGTTTTCGGATGCTGTTCGAAACAGAAGAATCAAGTGTTCGTCG ATATATGGGCACAATTACTGGTATAAGCGACTTGGATTCTGTTCGTTGGCAGAACTCACATTGGCGTTCGGTAAAG GTTGGCTGGGATGAGTCTACAGCTGGCGAGAGGCAGCCAAGAGTTTCCCTCTGGGAAATTGAACCTCTAACAACATTTCCAATGTATCCCTCCCCATTTCCATTCAGACTCAAGCGTCCATGGCCAGCGGGACTACCCTCATTTAATG GGATGAAGGAGAGTGTTTTGGGTATGAATTCTCCACATATGTGGCTCCAAGGGGATAATGGAGACCGAGGATTCCAGTCACTCAACTTCCAGGGAATTGGAGTCACACCCTGGATGCAGCCAAGGGTTGACGCTTCCGTGCTTGGCATGCAAACTGCTGATATATATCAAACTATGGCTGCTGCTGCGCTTCAGGAGATGAGAGCTGTTGATACTTCCAAGAATCCTATTCCATCGGTTCTGCAGTTCCAGCAATCACAAAGTGTTCCTCATAGGTCTTCTAGTGGATTACTTCACACTCAGATGTTGCAACAGTCACAGCCTGAAGCTTCATTTCTTTATTGTGGAGGGGAAACTCAGTCCCAAGCTCAAAGTCAATCACACCTTCAGCAACAGTTGCGGCAACATAATTCATTTGGTAATCAgctgcagcagcagcagcagcacgAACACCGCAAtcaacagcagcagcaacacCACCAAGAGCATCAACATCAgctgcagcagcagcagcaacagatACAACCTGTAATAGGTCAGCAACAGCATCTGATTGATAATCAGAAAGTTTCAGGCTTTGGCCCTCTCTTATCTCATTCTGCTTCTCAAGCTCAGACACCATCCTTGCAGACCATGAATACCATGCAACATCAAAGTTTTTCAGACTCAAATGGGAAACCTGTGACCAGTTCTGTTGTGTCTCCTCTAAATAATCTTGCTGGTTCATATTCCAATGACGAAAATACCCAACTTTTCAATTGTTCTAGGTCTAGTGGCCTTTTAACTTCAGAAGGATGGCCACCAAAGCGAGTAGCAGTTGATCCTGTTTCATCATTTGGAGCATCACATAGTGTTCTACCCCAGATAGATCAGTTAGGGTCCCTCCATACTAACATCACTCAACATGCATTTTCATTGCCACCATACCCTGGTAGGGATTGCTCAATCAACCAAGACGGGGACAATGATCCTCAGAACTGTCTTCGTTTTGGGGTTAATATAGATTCGACACCTCTCTTCATGCAAAATGGGATTTCAGGTCTAAGGGGAGTTGGTAGTGATGGGGATTCCACAACCATACCGTTTACTTCCTCCAATTACATGAGTACTGCAGGCGCTGACTTTTCGCTCAATCCATCAGTGACAGCTTCCAGTTGTATAGATGAGCCGAATTTCCTTCAGTCTCCTGAAAATTTGGGACAAGAAAGCACACCTGCTACTTTTGTTAAG GTGTATAAGTCAGGGTCCTTCGGACGGTCGCTAGACATAGCCAAATTTAGCAGTTACATCGAACTGCGTAGTGAGCTTGCTCATATGTTTGGCCTTGAAGGCGATTTGGAGGATCCTTTGAGATCAGGCTGGCAGCTTGTATTCGTTGACCGGGAGAATGATGTTCTCCTTCTCGGCGATGACCCCTGGCC GGAGTTTGTTAACAGTGTCTGGTGTATTAAGATACTCTCACTGCAAGAAATGCAGCAGATGGGTAAACTAGGTCTAGAGCTTCTGAACTCAGTACCAGTTCACAGGCTGTCCAGCAACAACTGTGAAAACTATCCGAGCCAACAGGGGTCCAAAAATTTGAGCAATGGAATTGCGTCAATGGGCGCTCATGATTACTGA
- the LOC108199286 gene encoding AUGMIN subunit 2 produces the protein MSMGMGGSDSNTWVAKKPLKRLGGMSDALSLAADLGFSVNPPPSQDELQKLSTGTDEKADNLVRVLRDLTTVQRKIADLQVELQGRKEDKNVAHLTHVSAMEKKIETLARITDILKDVIQNKDRIIARLQQPYSLDCIPVEAEYQKQFSELLMKAASDYGSLTESVADFQWSQNFKEPPSVWGEMLRPIPVALASCTRFFEAMSAMRESFATLQDLRVGHSTQSGSTFTTPSKDPAQRIPGVSEATQLLEK, from the exons ATGTCAATGGGAATGGGAGGAAGTGACAGCAACACATGGGTAGCAAAGAAACCTCTTAAACGCCTTGGTGGGATGTCTGATGCGCTCTCTCTGGCTGCTGATCTTGGCTTTTCTGTCAATCCTCCTCCTTCCCAG GATGAGTTACAGAAATTATCAACTGGTACTGACGAAAAAGCGGATAACTTGGTAAGGGTTTTAAGAGATCTTACTACTGTACAGAGAAAGATAGCAGATTTACAAGTGGAACTGCAAGGTCGAAAG GAAGACAAAAATGTTGCTCATCTGACACATGTTAGTGCAATGGAAAAGAAGATCGAGACATTAGCAAGGATCACTGATATTTTAAAAGACGTTATTCAGAACAAG GATCGTATCATAGCTCGTCTTCAACAGCCATATTCTTTAGATTGCATTCCTGTGGAAGCAGAATATCAG AAACAATTTTCAGAACTTCTGATGAAGGCTGCGAGTGATTATGGATCCTTGACAGAATCTGTTGCAGATTTTCAATGGAGCCAAAATTTCAAGGAACCTCCTTCAGTATGGGGG GAAATGCTTCGACCAATTCCTGTGGCTTTAGCGTCATGCACCCGGTTTTTCGAAGCCATGTCTGCAATGAGAGAATCATTTGCAACCCTTCAAGATTTAAGAGTCGGTCATTCTACTCAATCTGGTTCTACGTTCACAACCCCATCAAAGGATCCAGCTCAGAGAATTCCTGGAGTTTCTGAAGCCACTCAATTGTTGGAGAAATAA